The window CGCGTGCCGCTTCAGCTTCGCCCGCAACGGCCAGGAAGCGATCACCGCCGCGCTCGCCGACCGCCCCGACCTCATCCTCATGGACGTCCAGATGCCCGTGATGGACGGCCTCACCGCCACCCGCCGGCTCCGCGCCGATCCGCGCACTGCCGACATTCCGATCATCACCGTCACCGCCCTCGCGATGACCGAGGACCGCACCCGCTGCCTCGAAGCCGGCGCCACCTCCTATCTCAGCAAACCCGTCAACCTGCGCGAACTCGCCCGCCACGTCGCCGAGGCACTCACCCGGCCCGCCCAATCATGAAGCCCCAATCCACCATCCTCGTCGTCGACGATGAGCCGCGCGCGCTCGCGCTGCTCCGCAACGTCATCGAGCCCGAGGGCCATCGCGTCCTCACCGCGCACGACGGCGCCAGCACCCTCGCGCTCGCCGAGAAGGAGCACCCGGACGCCATCGTGCTCGACGTCATGATGCCCGACATGGACGGCTTCGAAGTTTGCCGCCGCCTGCGCGCGACCCCCGAACTCGCCACCGTCCCCATCCTGCTCCTCACCGCCCTCGACGATCGCGAATCGAAACTCCAAGGCCTCGAGGCCGGCGCGGACGACTTCCTCACCAAACCCTTCGACGCCGTCGAGCTGCGCATCCGCCTCCGCACCATCTCGCGCCTCAATCGCTACCGCCGCCTCTACGAGGAAACGTCCCGTTACGAGGCGGCCATCACGCACTCGGAAGAAGGCATCGTCCTCGCCGAACTCGACGGCACGATCATCCTCCGCAATTCCGCCTTCACGCACCTCGTGCAACCGACCCACGCGGCGCAACCGAACTTCTTCGAGTATTTCTCCGCCGAGAACGCCGCGGTGCTGCGCCACGACGCAGGCCCGGCCCCCACATTGCGGCCGACCGAAATGGAACTCCTCCACGGCCGGGCCGAGCCCACCATCGTCGAAGTCACCGCCGGGCTCGTGCCGTGGGAACGTCGCACCCTCGTGCAATACCACGTCCGCGATCTCACGGAGAAGAAGAGCCTCGAGGCGCAGCTGCTGCGTTCGCAACGCATCGAGCTGCTCGGCCAGCTCTCCGGCAGCGTCGTGCACGACATGAACAACGTCCTCGCCGCGATCGGCGGCAGCGCCGGCCTGATCGAGCTCGATCCATCGGGCAAGTTCGTGCCCCGGCACCTCGACAACATCAAGAAGGCCGTCCAGCGCGGCGCCGGCATGCTCCGTCAGTTGCTCCACTTCGCGCGCGGCAGCGACGGCCCGCTCGAAACCACCAGCCCGGCGGAAGTCGCCGGCGAGGTCGCCACGCTCGTGAAGGAATCGTTCGGCGGGCACTTCGAGGTCAGCTTCACCGCCGAGCCGGACCTGCCGGCCATCCGCGCCGATTCGACCCAGATTCACCAGATCCTGATGAACCTGTGCGTGAACGCCCGCGACGCCATGCCCGACGGTGGCCCGCTGGAACTCGGCGTGTCCCGACGCACGCTGACCGCCGCCGACCTCGCCGGCCTCGGCCCCGACGTCCGCGCCGGCGACTACGTCGTGCTCTCCGTGCGCGACCACGGCACCGGCATCCCGCCCGAGGTTCGCGCCCGCCTCTTCGATCCGTTTTTTACCACCAAGCCCAAGGGACAAGGCACCGGCCTCGGCCTCGCCACCGTCCTGCGCCTGGTCCGGCGCCACGGAGGCTACGTCCAGCTCGAGACCGAAGTCGGCAAGGGCACGGCCTTCCACTGCGGCTTTCCCGTCGCCTAGCCGGCCGGGCAGGAGGGGACGTTTTCCCTAAAGTTCGTCCGATTTCTCCCGATGGTGGGTAACGGTATCCCTTACCTGTCCGAAGGGCCATGAAATCCTCGCGTATCCTCATAGTCGATGACGACCAGCTCACTCGAGATATGCTCGAGGGCTGGTGCCTGCATTGCGGAGCCCATTGCGTGACCGCCGGTTCCACCGCCGAGGCCGACGAAGCCCTTTCGATCGGAACGTTTGACGCCATCATCTGCGACGTCCACCTGCCCGGCAACCGACAGCTCGGCTGGGTTCGCCAGATCGTCGCCCAAGAAACTTCTCCCGCGGTCATCATGATGACCGGAAATCCCGAGCTGGAATCGACGCTCAGCGCCGCCAACCTCGCCGTGGCCGGCTATCTCGTAAAGCCGCTGAATTTGGTCATGCTGCGCGAACTCGTGATCAGCATCGTCGACAACCGCCGCCAACAGCGCGCGCTGGTCAACCTCTCTCACGCCACGGCCCAGCTGCTCGTCGCCGCCCGCAACAACGACGGCGGGCAAGACGACCAGCTGCAGGACCACCTTCTGCGACTCGCCCAGCAGCTGCAGGCGCAATCGACCGTTCCCCGCACGGGAACACTCGTCGTCCCGCTCCGCGAATCCGTCGCCGAAGCCATTGCCGTCCTCGAGCGCACGAAGCACAGCTTCCGCTCCAAGGACCTCGGCGAACTCCGCCGCCGCCTGCAACAAACGCTCGACACCGTCCGCATCTCCGCCTGAGCGCGACCGGAACCTCCGAGCGGGCGCGGATAAATTCCTGCGCGCATCGGGAATTTCCCTAAACCGTCCGCCCGGGCGGCCGAAATTGAGCGCGAACACATTCGCATCCTTCGCGGGTGCTTGGTCCCCCCACCAACTCACACTCCATGCTCCTGTCCCGTCCTCGGGGCTTCCAAGGGAAGCTCCTGCTCGGTCTTGTCGTTGTCGGTTTGCTCCCCCTGCTTGCGATCTCCGTTTCGGCCCTTCGCTCGGTCGATAAGCTGAACAGCGCGATTGGCCGCACCCACCAAGGCTTCAGTCACGACGCGATTGCGATGATCGATCGCAATCTCTTCGAACGCTACGGCGACGTCCAAGCCTTCGCGCTCAACCACGCCCTGCGCGACCGCTCGCAGTGGCACCAGCCCGGCGCCACCCGCAACAGCATCGCCGCCGCCATGAACGGCTACGTGCGCCTCTACGGCTTCTACGCCCTCACGCTCGCCGTCGACCTCGAGGGCCGCGTCATCGCGGTCAACGACCTCGACCCCGCCGGCAAACCCATCGACACCGCGCCGCTCTACCAGCGTAATTTCAAGGACGACCCTTGGTTCGCTGCCGCTCTGCGCGGCGATTTTCTCAAGAGCCGCACCCTCGACGGCACGCACGTCATGGGACCGTGGTTCGACGACGACGTCGCGCGCCTCAACGGCAACGACGGCTTCGTGCTCGGCTTCACCGCGCCGATCAAAGACGAAACCGGCAAAGTCATCGGTCTCTGGCACAACCGCGCCAACTTCTCCTTCGTGGAGGAGATCCTGCTCGCCGGCCACGCCGAGCTCGAGCGTCGCGGCTACCAATCCGCCGACCTGCGCCTCCTCGACGGCGAGGGCCGCGTCCTCGCCCTCTACGATCCGCACGGCAGCGGCGAGAGGGAATTCCGCCGCGATCGCCAGATCGTGCTGCGCGAAAATCTCGTCGCGCAAGGCATCGAAGCCGCCCGGCGCGCCAGCCAGGGCGAGTCTGGCGTCACCCGCTTCGTCCCGCCCGGCGAAGAGGAGGAACACGTCGCCGGCTACGCTGGCTCCACCGGCGCCCTAGGTTTCCCCGGCCTGCATTGGTCCGTCATCACCGCCGTCAAAATCAGCGAAGCCGACGCCGAGATCTCCGCCACGCGCCGGGCGCTCTGGATCGTCGCCGCGATCAGCGTCGCCGTCCTCGCCGCCGCCGCGCTGCTCATCGCGCGCTCCCTGAGCCGTCCCGTCCTCGCCGCGCTCGAACAAATCCGCGGCGGCACCTCCGAGATCTCGTCCGCCGCGCATCAACTCTCCGGCTCCGCCGAATCGCTCGCCAAGGACTCCAGCTCCCAAGCCGCCGCCCTCGAGGAAACCGCCGCCGCCCTCGAGGAGATGTCCAGTCTCACCAAGCGCAACGCCGAGATCGCCCAACAGGCCCAAGCCGCCGCCACCGCCGCGCGCGCCGCCGCCGACACCGGCGCCGGCCAGATGAAATCCATGCAGGAGGCGATGCTCGAAATTCAGGGCGCGAGCGACGAAATCACGAAAATCCTCAAGACGATCGACGAGATCGCCTTCCAGACGAACATCCTCGCGCTCAACGCCGCCGTCGAAGCCGCCCGCGCGGGCGAAGCCGGCGCCGGCTTCGCCGTCGTCGCCGAGGAAGTCCGCGCCCTCGCCCAACGCTCCGCCGTCGCCGCCCGCGAAACCGCCGAGCGCATCGACGCCTCGCGCGGCAAGAGCCACCAAGGCGTCGCCATCTCCACCTCCGCCGCCACCAGCTTCTCGCGCATCCAGGACGAAATCCGCCGCCTCGACGAACTCGTCGCCGAGATGGCCACCTCCTCCCGCGAGCAAAGCCGAGGCATCGTCGAAGTGAACAGCTCCGTCACGCTCATGGACAAGGTTACCCAGGCCAACGCCGCCACCGCCGAGGAAAACGCCGCCGGTGCCGAGGAGCTCAACTCCCAAGCGGCCACTCTGCGCCAAACCGTGAGCCAGCTTTTCGTGCTCATGGGCGGGCAGCGTTTCCGTTCCGAGCCCGCCGACGAACCGGACGCTCCCCACGCGGAACCGACCGTGT is drawn from Opitutia bacterium and contains these coding sequences:
- a CDS encoding response regulator, which encodes MKPQSTILVVDDEPRALALLRNVIEPEGHRVLTAHDGASTLALAEKEHPDAIVLDVMMPDMDGFEVCRRLRATPELATVPILLLTALDDRESKLQGLEAGADDFLTKPFDAVELRIRLRTISRLNRYRRLYEETSRYEAAITHSEEGIVLAELDGTIILRNSAFTHLVQPTHAAQPNFFEYFSAENAAVLRHDAGPAPTLRPTEMELLHGRAEPTIVEVTAGLVPWERRTLVQYHVRDLTEKKSLEAQLLRSQRIELLGQLSGSVVHDMNNVLAAIGGSAGLIELDPSGKFVPRHLDNIKKAVQRGAGMLRQLLHFARGSDGPLETTSPAEVAGEVATLVKESFGGHFEVSFTAEPDLPAIRADSTQIHQILMNLCVNARDAMPDGGPLELGVSRRTLTAADLAGLGPDVRAGDYVVLSVRDHGTGIPPEVRARLFDPFFTTKPKGQGTGLGLATVLRLVRRHGGYVQLETEVGKGTAFHCGFPVA
- a CDS encoding methyl-accepting chemotaxis protein, with product MIDRNLFERYGDVQAFALNHALRDRSQWHQPGATRNSIAAAMNGYVRLYGFYALTLAVDLEGRVIAVNDLDPAGKPIDTAPLYQRNFKDDPWFAAALRGDFLKSRTLDGTHVMGPWFDDDVARLNGNDGFVLGFTAPIKDETGKVIGLWHNRANFSFVEEILLAGHAELERRGYQSADLRLLDGEGRVLALYDPHGSGEREFRRDRQIVLRENLVAQGIEAARRASQGESGVTRFVPPGEEEEHVAGYAGSTGALGFPGLHWSVITAVKISEADAEISATRRALWIVAAISVAVLAAAALLIARSLSRPVLAALEQIRGGTSEISSAAHQLSGSAESLAKDSSSQAAALEETAAALEEMSSLTKRNAEIAQQAQAAATAARAAADTGAGQMKSMQEAMLEIQGASDEITKILKTIDEIAFQTNILALNAAVEAARAGEAGAGFAVVAEEVRALAQRSAVAARETAERIDASRGKSHQGVAISTSAATSFSRIQDEIRRLDELVAEMATSSREQSRGIVEVNSSVTLMDKVTQANAATAEENAAGAEELNSQAATLRQTVSQLFVLMGGQRFRSEPADEPDAPHAEPTVSAATSPHSPAALPTV
- a CDS encoding response regulator, with translation MKSSRILIVDDDQLTRDMLEGWCLHCGAHCVTAGSTAEADEALSIGTFDAIICDVHLPGNRQLGWVRQIVAQETSPAVIMMTGNPELESTLSAANLAVAGYLVKPLNLVMLRELVISIVDNRRQQRALVNLSHATAQLLVAARNNDGGQDDQLQDHLLRLAQQLQAQSTVPRTGTLVVPLRESVAEAIAVLERTKHSFRSKDLGELRRRLQQTLDTVRISA